A stretch of Hydractinia symbiolongicarpus strain clone_291-10 chromosome 9, HSymV2.1, whole genome shotgun sequence DNA encodes these proteins:
- the LOC130657858 gene encoding uncharacterized protein LOC130657858 has translation METEKRYMEEKFQEWLEVERTKRNSVIMPEQTYKTMVDFLCGRIDNVPRAMKRKLRRKKFQVMSYPTLGISDVLCSPFPDGDSPLGKYRRVATDRQMFHIINRVHRQEVGHQGVHKTFEKIARTYDNVTRDAVGAYIKLCTTCCLKSSQIKKAPLKPIITTGFLQRVQIDLIAMLSKPDADYNYIGHVVDHFSKFRILFPMKGKSANEFASNFFRSFLATFGLPKILHSDNGAEFINHVMDAVAVIWPGEVSFVHGKPRHSQSQGLVEQGNNTIQVMISAREKESQTSTWSEWLPEIQFIMNASMVRSVKKTPYEIVFGQKPNGLGQISSSVRSVEEDIVQDIIEEMEENGAQDFENAETVDFLKHPSTRKLSDCSEDEFETTCPKRQKLRQNVVEEGVRNAEMMRRKYSNGKRIKVADFLEGDNVSLTIPKGLRTSSDLKRLPCVIVHKSGGNQPTYKLLCSEGTIQRRYTASALQLYPQPVRCKYPSVDEISLSEAVRKINKFPTVFCRCRKGQCKNKQCKCFLASLDCTSRCHQGDYSTCVNRGMHNDNISEENQILHSDGSKLRQLLPNFGGSIKYENETITFHNTCALDTWMAVLKAVIVTRPSITDEVTDKNIQQLFTFVKNGAYEAAKLHTAIYRRITPTNQCLSFFGAEYECIIKNFVAPFMEHIVESACNSPHCSMKQSRACFNTFPSATVKSSFVHDVQKWFLEATTSVCGKKVNQNISDEFSFVDENITTGIKNRYCNGNRKYKARFFKKLPQLLVVDVAGDIDPIDMATIPEQLHIRFSTNQGNRYELVAITLWKGSHYTAKIRFNGVWLFYDGMLDVIGKTSLKECFPGYTPTYCLFLATQQLADMKAPTAPTDELESSQNDNIQLPETATVMADESEDGAEPVAFKDMNDEEKSIFILSCFTQIEIAKESVYGNSSVQLDNLRSPSEVPETVVDELVDITLVRDFCSKKAYSKMAATIQEKKHAPLWKCSHCRRKIGKGRSIACDRCLVWCHFKCSKLAVKPLGDWFCDLCLHIAKKDFQQRQQQREAEKEVEDEEERERQWRREFLPLLYKNGTLDYLVQQSKLPEVNPLLLIKRSGSKYQAFYNEILAKKHPQFYQKLMRHSNIAEPTGVITNYIRMKYPCEFDVGRLSLNRIQFLLVEIIDRVNKKSDVKTINDNI, from the exons ATGGAGACTGAAAAGAGATACATGGAAGAAAAATTTCAGGAATGGTTGGAAGTTGAAAGGACTAAACGGAATTCCGTAATAATGCCCGAACAGACTTATAAAACAATGGTAGATTTTCTATGTGGAAGAATAGACAACGTTCCACGTGCTATGAAAAGAAAAttgcgaagaaaaaaattccaagTGATGAGTTATCCTACACTTGGTATATCGGATGTTTTGTGCTCTCCATTTCCCGAT GGCGATTCTCCTCTGGGAAAATATCGTCGCGTAGCAACAGACCGACAGATGTTTCACATTATCAATAGAGTACACCGCCAAGAAGTTGGTCACCAAGGGGTTCATAAAACGTTTGAAAAG ATAGCACGCACCTATGATAACGTTACTAGAGACGCTGTTGGTGCTTATATAAAGCTTTGCACAACTTGCTGTCTGAAATCCAGTCAAATAAAGAAAGCTCCATTGAAGCCGATTATCACTACAGGATTCTTACAGCGTGTACAg ATCGATCTGATTGCTATGTTATCCAAACCAGATGCCGATTACAACTACATTGGCCATGTCGTGGACCATTTTAGCAAATTCAGGATATTATTTCCAATGAAAGGGAAATCAGCAAATGAATTTGCTTCAAACTTTTTTAGAAGTTTTTTAGCGACTTTTGGGTTACCAAAAATTTTGCACTCTGATAACGGTGCCGAATTTATCAATCACGTAATGGATGCTGTAGCCGTGATATGGCCGGGTGAGGTGTCATTTGTTCATGGGAAACCGCGCCACTCGCAATCTCAAGGTCTGGTTGAACAAGGAAATAACACCATCCAAGTGATGATTAGTGCAAGAGAAAAAGAGTCCCAAACTTCAACGTGGTCAGAGTGGCTTCCAGAGATTCAAT TTATCATGAATGCTTCAATGGTGAGGAGTGTGAAAAAAACACCTTACGAAATTGTTTTTGGCCAGAAGCCAAATGGTTTGGGTCAAATTTCTTCAAGTGTACGGTCAGTGGAAGAGGATATTGTTCAAGATATCATAGAAGAAATGGAAGAAAATGGTGCACaagattttgaaaatgctgaaaCTGTGGATTTTTTAAAGCACCCAAGTACAAGAAAATTATCGGATTGTTCGGAAGATGAGTTTGAAACAACATGTCCGAAAAGACAAAAACTCAGACAAAATGTTGTGGAGGAGGGTGTAAGAAACGCAGAAATGATGCGTAGAAAGTACAGCAATGGAAAAAGAATTAAAGTTGCTGATTTCCTGGAAGGGGATAATGTTTCTTTGACAATTCCAAAAGGTCTTAGAACATCTTCGGATTTAAAAAGATTGCCATGTGTGATTGTACACAAATCAGGTGGTAACCAACCAACATATAAACTCCTCTGTAGTGAAGGCACAATTCAACGGCGTTACACGGCATCCGCGTTGCAGCTGTACCCTCAACCAGTAAGATGTAAGTATCCTTCGGTTGATGAAATATCTTTGTCAGAAGCTGTTCGGAAAATCAACAAATTTCCAACAGTATTTTGCAGATGTCGAAAAGGACAATGTAAGAACAAGCAGTGCAAATGTTTTTTGGCATCACTGGATTGCACTTCACGTTGTCATCAAGGTGACTATTCAACATGTGTGAATCGCGGCATGCACAACGACAACATATCTGAGGAAAACCAGATACTACACTCAGACGGAAGCAAGTTACGTCAACTTCTACCTAACTTTGGTGGTTCAATTAAATACGAGAACGAAACGATCACATTCCATAACACTTGCGCTTTAGATACGTGGATGGCAGTGTTAAAAGCAGTTATAGTAACGAGACCAAGTATAACAGATGAAGTTAccgacaaaaacatacaacagctTTTTACGTTTGTGAAAAACGGTGCTTATGAAGCTGCTAAACTTCATACTGCTATTTATCGAAGAATAACACCAACCAACCAATGCTTGTCATTTTTTGGCGCAGAATACgaatgtataataaaaaacttCGTTGCGCCATTCATGGAACATATTGTGGAGTCAGCTTGCAACAGTCCGCATTGTAGCATGAAACAATCGAGAGCCTGCTTCAACACATTTCCTTCGGCAACGGTGAAAAGTTCATTTGTCCATGATGTCCAAAAGTGGTTTCTTGAAGCAACAACGTCAGTTTGTGGAAAGAAAGTAAATCAGAACATATCTGACGAGTTTTCTTTCGTCGACGAAAACATAACAACAGG GATAAAGAACAGATATTGTAATGGAAACAGAAAATACAAGGcccgattttttaaaaagcttccTCAACTATTAGTTGTTGATGTTGCAGGCGATATTGACCCAATAGACATGGCTACCATTCCCGAACAATTACACATTCGGTTTTCCACAAATCAAGGAAATAG atatgaGTTGGTTGCAATCACACTATGGAAGGGATCGCATTACACCGCAAAAATCAGGTTCAATGGCGTATGGTTATTCTATGATGGTATGTTGGATGTTATAGGAAAAACTTCACTCAAAGAATGTTTTCCGGGTTATACCCCAACATATTGCTTGTTCCTTGCGACACAACAACTCGCAGATATGAAAG caccAACAGCACCAACGGACGAGCTTGAAAGTAGCCAAAACGATAACATACAGTTACCCGAAACTG ctACTGTAATGGCCGACGAATCAGAGGACGGTGCTGAACCAGTTGCGTTTAAAGATATGAATGATGAAGAAAAATCTATCTTCATATTATCCTGTTTTACGCAAATTGAAATTGCTAAAGAATCTGTGTATGGAAACAGCTCGGTCCAATTGGATAATCTGAGATCTCCGTCTGAGGTGCCAGAAACTGTGGTGGATGAGTTGGTTGATATAACGCTAGTTAGGGATTTCTGCTCCAAAAAAGCATACAGCAAAATGGCAGCAACgatacaggaaaaaaaacatgcGCCTTTGTGGAAATGCAGTCATTGCAGACGAAAAATTGGAAAAGGAAGATCAATTGCATGCGATCGCTGTCTTGTCTGGTGTCATTTTAAATGCTCCAAATTGGCTGTAAAACCCTTAGGGGACTGGTTTTGCGATCTATGTTTACATATTGCAAAAAAAG ATTTCCAGCAGCGTCAACAACAAAGAGAAGcag AGAAAGAAGTAGAAGACGAAGAAGAAAGGGAGAGGCAATGGAGGAGAGAGTTTTTGCCATTATTATACAAAAACGGTACCCTGGACTACCTGGTACAACAATCGAAGCTGCCTGAAGTAAATCCACTACTTTTGATTAAACGTTCTGGTAGCAAGTATCAAGCATTTTATAACGAAATACTGGCGAAAAAACATCctcaattttatcaaaaactgaTGCGTCATTCGAACATTGCAGAGCCAACTGGAGTCATCACCAATTACATTCGGATGAAGTACCCGTGCGAATTCGATGTAGGGAGATTATCCCTAAACCGCATTCAGTTTTTGTTGGTGGAAATTATTGAtagagtaaataaaaaaagcgaTGTAAAGACCATAAATGATAATATATAG
- the LOC130657225 gene encoding uncharacterized protein LOC130657225 isoform X1 — translation MDHDSEYGNKHRYRNAYNYRNNYGYETFGTNSNFLGTSCDSFSRYDSSFPYESDTWTAESRLDDRIESNTNQSFMGMLMREPSNRNPVNNMRQRKQGTTVRHPLDLIDTNFQRSPVGIGESVSSIADIEKGYTRKSSWFALRRSGSIASSVASRKSSTRSIRSTTTITSTRSTGSYIRRNTGTFDGGNSRQRKKSTQRRPSASSQKDKIISDFYKELEQLQEMSSSSSSSEDEEEDENKNKTTKQKIKKKKVEKVEADDEANKRRIEEYVKQHSVYDHTKNDNIDDDEGFIPATPTPDRSYENKLRESQPVKKIESTKLNLRNTNRMERGVKTVLNHNKYTCHSDVTAKKLNNLFFHTSRGSVPNKFDNLPKARIRRTQSVPSKPRNYNAVTSNIKHYQKDCYHKVSTKESPEDFEKAISESSCSTDSAHGSTRSISSMSSCSTQARGYPLHLPTVPHISSRTNSTGRPKNKSLPVSLNYVRRTSLCFRGVMCQVYHNASRVNKALTHAGCIGLAVPGPSAHKCQH, via the exons ATGGATCACGATAGCGAATACGGTAACAAACATAGGTATCGAAATGCGTATAACTACCGAAACAATTACGGTTACGAAACTTTCGGCACAAATTCGAATTTTCTTGGCACGAGTTGCGACAGTTTTTCTCGTTATGACAGTTCTTTCCCTTACGAAAGCGATACATGGACTGCAGAATCTCGGTTGGACGATAGAATAGAAAGCAACACTAACCAAAG TTTTATGGGCATGCTGATGCGTGAACCGTCAAATAGAAATCCAGTGAACAACATGAGACAGCGAAAACAAGGAACCACAGTACGCCATCCACTGGATTTGATCGATACAAACTTCCAACGATCACCTGTTGGGATTGGAGAAAGCGTGTCCAGCATAGCCGACATAGAGAAAGGTTATACGCGGAAATCTAGCTGGTTTGCTTTAAGACGTTCCG GTTCTATTGCCAGCTCGGTGGCTTCACGGAAATCCAGTACACGCAGTATACGCAGTACAACTACAATTACTTCAACCCGATCAACCGGTAGTTATATCCGAAGAAATACGGGTACGTTTGATGGAGGAAATTCCCGGCAACGTAAAAAAAGTACACAACGTCGCCCGTCAGCGTCAAGCCAAAAAGACAAAATCATTTCAGATTTTTATAAAGAACTTGAACAACTCCAAGAGATGAGTTCTTCGTCATCTTCTTCTGAggatgaagaagaagatgaaaacaaaaacaaaacaacaaaacagaagataaaaaagaaaaaagtagaaaaagtaGAAGCCGATGACGAAGCAAATAAAAGACGTATCGAAGAATACGTTAAACAACATAGCGTTTACGATCATACAAAAAACGATAACATCGATGATGACGAAGGTTTTATTCCCGCAACACCGACACCTGATCGAAGTTACGAGAACAAATTACGCGAAAGTCAACCGGTAAAGAAAATAGAATCAACAAAACTTAACTTGCGAAACACAAATAGAATGGAACGAGGagtgaaaacagttttaaaccaTAATAAATACACATGTCATTCTGATGTgacagcaaaaaaactaaataacttatttttccaCACCAGTAGGGGTAGCGTACCAAATAAATTCGATAATCTACCGAAAGCTAGAATTCGAAGGACGCAAAGCGTTCCGTCGAAACCTCGTAATTACAACGCCGTAACTAGTAACATTAAACATTACCAAAAAGACTGTTACCATAAAGTTTCGACCAAAGAAAGTCCAGAAGACTTTGAAAAAGCAATAAGCGAATCTTCTTGTTCAACAGACTCTGCCCATGGTTCAACGAGGAGTATATCTTCGATGTCATCTTGTTCGACACAAGCCAGAGGTTACCCCCTCCACCTCCCAACTGTACCTCATATATCATCACGAACTAATTCCACTGGAAGACCCAAAAATAAGTCGTTACCAGTCTCCTTGAATTATGTTAGAAGGACGTCACTATGTTTTAGGGGGGTCATGTGTCAAGTATATCACAATGCATCACGGGTAAATAAAGCCCTGACACATGCTGGCTGTATTGGACTTGCTGTCCCAGGACCTTCAGCTCATAAATGTCAACATTGA
- the LOC130657225 gene encoding uncharacterized protein LOC130657225 isoform X2, whose translation MLSARRIGRTEEQQTFLQNVTRKKSGNFGIFMGMLMREPSNRNPVNNMRQRKQGTTVRHPLDLIDTNFQRSPVGIGESVSSIADIEKGYTRKSSWFALRRSGSIASSVASRKSSTRSIRSTTTITSTRSTGSYIRRNTGTFDGGNSRQRKKSTQRRPSASSQKDKIISDFYKELEQLQEMSSSSSSSEDEEEDENKNKTTKQKIKKKKVEKVEADDEANKRRIEEYVKQHSVYDHTKNDNIDDDEGFIPATPTPDRSYENKLRESQPVKKIESTKLNLRNTNRMERGVKTVLNHNKYTCHSDVTAKKLNNLFFHTSRGSVPNKFDNLPKARIRRTQSVPSKPRNYNAVTSNIKHYQKDCYHKVSTKESPEDFEKAISESSCSTDSAHGSTRSISSMSSCSTQARGYPLHLPTVPHISSRTNSTGRPKNKSLPVSLNYVRRTSLCFRGVMCQVYHNASRVNKALTHAGCIGLAVPGPSAHKCQH comes from the exons ATGTTGTCTGCGCGAAGAATTGGACGAACTGAAGAACAGCAAACATTTCTACAAAATGTCACCCGTAAAAAATCGGGGAATTTCGGAAT TTTTATGGGCATGCTGATGCGTGAACCGTCAAATAGAAATCCAGTGAACAACATGAGACAGCGAAAACAAGGAACCACAGTACGCCATCCACTGGATTTGATCGATACAAACTTCCAACGATCACCTGTTGGGATTGGAGAAAGCGTGTCCAGCATAGCCGACATAGAGAAAGGTTATACGCGGAAATCTAGCTGGTTTGCTTTAAGACGTTCCG GTTCTATTGCCAGCTCGGTGGCTTCACGGAAATCCAGTACACGCAGTATACGCAGTACAACTACAATTACTTCAACCCGATCAACCGGTAGTTATATCCGAAGAAATACGGGTACGTTTGATGGAGGAAATTCCCGGCAACGTAAAAAAAGTACACAACGTCGCCCGTCAGCGTCAAGCCAAAAAGACAAAATCATTTCAGATTTTTATAAAGAACTTGAACAACTCCAAGAGATGAGTTCTTCGTCATCTTCTTCTGAggatgaagaagaagatgaaaacaaaaacaaaacaacaaaacagaagataaaaaagaaaaaagtagaaaaagtaGAAGCCGATGACGAAGCAAATAAAAGACGTATCGAAGAATACGTTAAACAACATAGCGTTTACGATCATACAAAAAACGATAACATCGATGATGACGAAGGTTTTATTCCCGCAACACCGACACCTGATCGAAGTTACGAGAACAAATTACGCGAAAGTCAACCGGTAAAGAAAATAGAATCAACAAAACTTAACTTGCGAAACACAAATAGAATGGAACGAGGagtgaaaacagttttaaaccaTAATAAATACACATGTCATTCTGATGTgacagcaaaaaaactaaataacttatttttccaCACCAGTAGGGGTAGCGTACCAAATAAATTCGATAATCTACCGAAAGCTAGAATTCGAAGGACGCAAAGCGTTCCGTCGAAACCTCGTAATTACAACGCCGTAACTAGTAACATTAAACATTACCAAAAAGACTGTTACCATAAAGTTTCGACCAAAGAAAGTCCAGAAGACTTTGAAAAAGCAATAAGCGAATCTTCTTGTTCAACAGACTCTGCCCATGGTTCAACGAGGAGTATATCTTCGATGTCATCTTGTTCGACACAAGCCAGAGGTTACCCCCTCCACCTCCCAACTGTACCTCATATATCATCACGAACTAATTCCACTGGAAGACCCAAAAATAAGTCGTTACCAGTCTCCTTGAATTATGTTAGAAGGACGTCACTATGTTTTAGGGGGGTCATGTGTCAAGTATATCACAATGCATCACGGGTAAATAAAGCCCTGACACATGCTGGCTGTATTGGACTTGCTGTCCCAGGACCTTCAGCTCATAAATGTCAACATTGA
- the LOC130657426 gene encoding uncharacterized protein LOC130657426, translating into MGDLLDSGNTAKPQEQPSIILRDVSFPSKQERIQLFKETEALVKKYHDYQEVLSMQKKLNLNETNVVLLETLRDFKKPPKRKSVTESPHRTKQSPVRSSPKQPLVAKSERISKSMVVTPRVYTPVRRRRSTRKSVN; encoded by the exons ATGGGGGATTTACTTGACTCGGGAAATACA GCTAAACCTCAAGAACAGCCTTCAATTATTCTGAGAGATG tttcttttccATCAAAGCAAGAAAGAATTCAATTATTCAAG gAAACTGAAGCTCTGGTAAAGAAATATCACGACTACCAAGAAGTTTTGTCCATGCAAAAGAAGTTAAACCTAAATGAAACTAACGTTGTCTTGCTGGAAACATTGCGTGATTTCAAGAAACCACCAAAACGTAAAAGTGTTACTGAAAGTCCGCACAGAACGAAACAATCACCAGTAAGAAGTTCTCCGAAGCAACCTCTTGTAGCAAAAAGTGAACGGATTTCAAAATCGATGGTAGTAACACCAAGGGTGTACACACCGGTTCGACGTCGCAGAAGTACTAGAAAAAGTGTGAATTAA
- the LOC130657225 gene encoding uncharacterized protein LOC130657225 isoform X3, with amino-acid sequence MGMLMREPSNRNPVNNMRQRKQGTTVRHPLDLIDTNFQRSPVGIGESVSSIADIEKGYTRKSSWFALRRSGSIASSVASRKSSTRSIRSTTTITSTRSTGSYIRRNTGTFDGGNSRQRKKSTQRRPSASSQKDKIISDFYKELEQLQEMSSSSSSSEDEEEDENKNKTTKQKIKKKKVEKVEADDEANKRRIEEYVKQHSVYDHTKNDNIDDDEGFIPATPTPDRSYENKLRESQPVKKIESTKLNLRNTNRMERGVKTVLNHNKYTCHSDVTAKKLNNLFFHTSRGSVPNKFDNLPKARIRRTQSVPSKPRNYNAVTSNIKHYQKDCYHKVSTKESPEDFEKAISESSCSTDSAHGSTRSISSMSSCSTQARGYPLHLPTVPHISSRTNSTGRPKNKSLPVSLNYVRRTSLCFRGVMCQVYHNASRVNKALTHAGCIGLAVPGPSAHKCQH; translated from the exons ATGGGCATGCTGATGCGTGAACCGTCAAATAGAAATCCAGTGAACAACATGAGACAGCGAAAACAAGGAACCACAGTACGCCATCCACTGGATTTGATCGATACAAACTTCCAACGATCACCTGTTGGGATTGGAGAAAGCGTGTCCAGCATAGCCGACATAGAGAAAGGTTATACGCGGAAATCTAGCTGGTTTGCTTTAAGACGTTCCG GTTCTATTGCCAGCTCGGTGGCTTCACGGAAATCCAGTACACGCAGTATACGCAGTACAACTACAATTACTTCAACCCGATCAACCGGTAGTTATATCCGAAGAAATACGGGTACGTTTGATGGAGGAAATTCCCGGCAACGTAAAAAAAGTACACAACGTCGCCCGTCAGCGTCAAGCCAAAAAGACAAAATCATTTCAGATTTTTATAAAGAACTTGAACAACTCCAAGAGATGAGTTCTTCGTCATCTTCTTCTGAggatgaagaagaagatgaaaacaaaaacaaaacaacaaaacagaagataaaaaagaaaaaagtagaaaaagtaGAAGCCGATGACGAAGCAAATAAAAGACGTATCGAAGAATACGTTAAACAACATAGCGTTTACGATCATACAAAAAACGATAACATCGATGATGACGAAGGTTTTATTCCCGCAACACCGACACCTGATCGAAGTTACGAGAACAAATTACGCGAAAGTCAACCGGTAAAGAAAATAGAATCAACAAAACTTAACTTGCGAAACACAAATAGAATGGAACGAGGagtgaaaacagttttaaaccaTAATAAATACACATGTCATTCTGATGTgacagcaaaaaaactaaataacttatttttccaCACCAGTAGGGGTAGCGTACCAAATAAATTCGATAATCTACCGAAAGCTAGAATTCGAAGGACGCAAAGCGTTCCGTCGAAACCTCGTAATTACAACGCCGTAACTAGTAACATTAAACATTACCAAAAAGACTGTTACCATAAAGTTTCGACCAAAGAAAGTCCAGAAGACTTTGAAAAAGCAATAAGCGAATCTTCTTGTTCAACAGACTCTGCCCATGGTTCAACGAGGAGTATATCTTCGATGTCATCTTGTTCGACACAAGCCAGAGGTTACCCCCTCCACCTCCCAACTGTACCTCATATATCATCACGAACTAATTCCACTGGAAGACCCAAAAATAAGTCGTTACCAGTCTCCTTGAATTATGTTAGAAGGACGTCACTATGTTTTAGGGGGGTCATGTGTCAAGTATATCACAATGCATCACGGGTAAATAAAGCCCTGACACATGCTGGCTGTATTGGACTTGCTGTCCCAGGACCTTCAGCTCATAAATGTCAACATTGA